Proteins encoded within one genomic window of Epinephelus lanceolatus isolate andai-2023 chromosome 9, ASM4190304v1, whole genome shotgun sequence:
- the psat1 gene encoding phosphoserine aminotransferase, protein MEQKQTINFGAGPAKLPQSVLLQAQKELLSYSGLGISVLEMSHRSGDFGKILNKTEGLLRELLNIPDNYKVMFLQGGGTGQFSAVPLNLIGLKEDRCADYLVTGTWSAKAAQEAAKYGKVNIVHPKLDSYTKIPDPSSWTLNPSASYVYYCCNETVHGVEYNFTPETNGVVLVSDMSSNFLSRPVDVSKFGLIYAGAQKNVGCAGVTVVIVREDLIGHALKECPIVLDYKVQAENNSLYNTPPCFSIYIMGLVLEWIKNNGGSAAMERLNKQKSSMIYDIINGSNGFYECPVDVNCRSRMNVPFRVGKKEGDEALEKEFLAGAVERGMISLKGHRSVGGIRASLYNAVTLEDTETLATYMKEFLKEHQ, encoded by the exons ATGGAGCAGAAACAAACCATCAACTTTGGAGCCGGACCTGCTAAACTGCCCCAATCC GTGCTGCTACAAGCACAGAAGGAGCTCCTCAGCTACAGCGGCCTTGGTATTAGCGTTCTTG AGATGAGTCACCGATCAGGAGACTTCGGCAAAATCCTCAACAAGACGGAGGGTCTCCTGCGAGAGTTGTT AAACATCCCAGACAACTACAAGGTGATGTTCCTGCAGGGCGGTGGGACTGGACAGTTCAGCGCTGTCCCCCTCAACCTGATTGGTCTTAAAGAGGACAGGTGCGCAGATTACCTGGTGACCGGCACGTGGTCGGCAAAAGCAGCACAAGAGGCGGCGAAATACGGCAAAGTCAACATTGTCCACCCAAAGCTGGACAGTTACAcca AAATCCCCGACCCCAGCAGCTGGACCCTGAACCCCTCAGCCTCCTACGTGTACTACTGCTGCAACGAGACGGTCCACGGCGTGGAGTACAACTTCACACCTGAAACAAACGGGGTGGTCCTCGTCAGCGACATGTCCTCCAACTTCCTGTCTCGACCTGTGGATGTATCGAAG TTCGGGCTGATTTATGCCGGAGCTCAGAAGAACGTGGGCTGTGCCGGGGTTACTGTGGTCATCGTGCGAGAGGACTTGATAGGCCACGCGCTCAAAGAGTGTCCCATTGTCCTGGACTACAAGGTGCAGGCTGAAAATAACTCACTTTACAACACGCCGCCGTGTTTCAG TATCTACATCATGGGTCTGGTTCTGGAGTGGATCAAGAACAACGGCGGCAGCGCTGCCATGGAGAGGCTCAACAAGCAGAAGTCCTCCATGATCTATGACATCATCAACGGCTCTAATGGCTTCTATGA GTGTCCCGTAGATGTGAATTGTCGCAGCCGTATGAACGTACCTTTTCGTGTGGGGAAGAAAGAAGGAGACGAAGCCTTGGAAAAAGAATTTCTGGCTGGTGCGGTCGAACGTGGAATGATATCTCTGAAAGGACACAG GTCAGTTGGAGGAATTCGTGCCTCTCTGTACAACGCTGTAACACTGGAGGACACTGAGACCCTGGCCACCTATATGAAAGAGTTCCTGAAAGAGCACCAATAA